Proteins encoded in a region of the Pirellulaceae bacterium genome:
- a CDS encoding class II glutamine amidotransferase gives MDIRCDLPVASGARRFTRFNDCGKIRRSDGSNREYWLVIGEYAIGIVELSVAIKRKEAFMCRWLAYMGPPIRLGDLLVRPNHSLIDQSLRATQNVETTNGDGFGVGWYGTDETPCVYRDTHPAWNDENYRNLSAHIRSSLFLSHVRAATGTPVQKTNCHPFRFENWLFQHNGFIPEFHQLKRRLMFDVDSKLFNSIAGSTDSEILFYLAITFGLKEDPYRALARTMGHVEKVRKAEGIGEPIQFSACVTDGSRLWSVRYSSNQQSRTQYHSQHIEAFCNIHGTYEPLPEGAVIVLSEPLDQLSKHWEKVPESSFVLVEDGKTTVSAFSPI, from the coding sequence GTGGATATTCGATGTGACTTGCCAGTTGCCAGCGGAGCGCGGCGCTTTACGCGGTTCAACGATTGTGGCAAAATCCGGCGATCGGATGGCTCGAATCGCGAGTACTGGCTCGTCATCGGTGAATATGCGATTGGCATTGTTGAACTGTCAGTCGCGATCAAAAGGAAGGAAGCTTTTATGTGTCGTTGGCTTGCTTACATGGGACCACCGATTCGGCTTGGTGATCTCTTGGTTCGACCGAATCATTCGCTGATCGATCAAAGCTTGCGAGCGACACAAAACGTTGAAACGACCAATGGTGACGGTTTCGGTGTCGGCTGGTATGGTACCGACGAAACGCCCTGCGTTTATCGTGATACACATCCAGCTTGGAATGACGAGAATTACCGCAATCTTTCAGCGCACATTCGTTCGTCGTTGTTTCTTTCCCATGTTCGTGCAGCGACGGGAACACCTGTGCAGAAAACAAACTGCCACCCGTTCCGTTTTGAAAACTGGTTGTTTCAGCACAATGGATTTATTCCTGAATTTCATCAGCTGAAACGCCGGTTGATGTTTGACGTCGATTCAAAATTGTTCAACTCGATTGCTGGTTCCACTGATTCGGAAATCTTATTTTACCTCGCGATCACGTTTGGGCTGAAAGAAGATCCGTACAGGGCATTGGCTCGCACGATGGGGCATGTCGAAAAAGTCCGCAAGGCGGAAGGGATTGGAGAGCCGATACAATTCAGTGCCTGCGTGACGGATGGATCGCGGTTGTGGTCGGTTCGCTACTCAAGTAATCAGCAGTCACGCACGCAGTATCACAGTCAACACATTGAAGCGTTTTGCAATATCCACGGAACCTACGAACCGCTGCCCGAGGGTGCGGTCATCGTGCTATCCGAACCGCTCGACCAACTCTCGAAACACTGGGAAAAAGTGCCAGAGTCGTCCTTTGTCCTTGTCGAAGATGGTAAGACAACGGTCAGTGCGTTTTCTCCGATCTGA
- a CDS encoding 6-bladed beta-propeller, whose product MRNLHNCLAILIAISVQVEVSADEAQHPVRMGCGEMTFETVPGWGLRPDGSSALGPTHGAVVIDQAGNIYTSAQKGVVVFSPDGKVVQSYLGKDYSNLHDMEIRSENGAEFIYGARNADAEGIKFHSKTGEIVLRLPFPEESDLGLKKFNPTAITVAENGDIYLSNGYASNHIFRYDKNGKYLSHFGKKGNGLKEFNTAHGMTLDTRYEPARLLICDRNHQPKGRLLHYDLNGEFIEEVVTGLGMPTSVSIQGDYVSVPDLHGRLVILDKSNTIIAVLGHNPDPATRVNFNVPQSQWKEGILSGTHGSYWDQDGNLYVQDWNVDGRIVKLVRVAPGSIQ is encoded by the coding sequence ATGCGAAACTTACACAACTGTCTGGCCATCCTGATTGCAATAAGTGTGCAGGTCGAAGTTTCGGCCGACGAGGCTCAACATCCTGTACGGATGGGTTGCGGGGAAATGACCTTTGAAACGGTGCCGGGGTGGGGGCTTCGACCCGATGGGAGTTCGGCATTGGGGCCGACGCATGGGGCGGTTGTGATTGACCAAGCGGGCAATATTTACACAAGTGCTCAGAAAGGTGTCGTGGTGTTTTCGCCGGACGGAAAGGTGGTTCAGTCCTACTTGGGGAAAGACTATTCCAATCTCCACGACATGGAAATTCGATCTGAAAATGGCGCTGAATTTATTTACGGTGCTCGAAATGCCGACGCGGAGGGAATCAAGTTCCATTCGAAGACGGGGGAGATTGTCCTGCGGTTACCTTTTCCGGAGGAATCGGATTTGGGGCTGAAGAAATTCAATCCAACGGCGATTACGGTGGCGGAGAATGGTGACATTTATTTGTCGAATGGATATGCAAGTAACCACATTTTTCGATACGACAAAAACGGCAAGTATCTCAGTCATTTCGGCAAAAAAGGAAACGGCCTGAAGGAATTCAATACCGCTCATGGTATGACGCTTGATACTCGCTATGAACCGGCCCGATTGTTGATTTGTGACCGTAATCATCAACCGAAAGGTCGCTTGTTGCACTACGACCTAAACGGTGAATTCATCGAAGAGGTTGTTACGGGATTGGGAATGCCGACGTCAGTTTCCATCCAAGGTGATTATGTCTCAGTTCCAGATTTACATGGTCGTTTGGTGATTTTGGACAAGAGCAATACGATCATTGCCGTGTTGGGACACAACCCTGACCCTGCAACACGAGTGAACTTCAATGTTCCGCAGTCGCAGTGGAAGGAAGGGATTCTCAGCGGAACACATGGTTCCTATTGGGATCAGGATGGAAATCTTTACGTCCAGGATTGGAACGTTGATGGGCGTATTGTGAAACTGGTGCGAGTTGCTCCAGGATCGATCCAATAA
- a CDS encoding thiopurine S-methyltransferase, which yields MKTKLWKERWKNNRIGFHQEQVNAHLQDFWSRLNPKPKTTVFVPLCGKSNDLRWLRSQGHSVLGVEVSPIAVRDFFAENQLQPTVSSQGSFERWEADGTAILLGDYFSLTAEDVEQCETIFDRAALIALPLEMRVDYVEHSRRLFRGGRNTLLSTLEYDQSTADGPPFCVMESEVHRHFGNDYAISLLRTTNVLDELGGLRKRGVSTVDEKVFQLITNRD from the coding sequence ATGAAAACAAAGTTATGGAAGGAACGCTGGAAAAACAATCGAATTGGTTTTCATCAGGAACAGGTGAATGCCCACCTGCAAGACTTTTGGAGTCGCCTCAATCCGAAGCCGAAAACGACCGTATTTGTCCCGCTGTGTGGCAAAAGCAACGACTTGCGCTGGTTGAGGTCACAAGGCCACTCGGTCTTGGGCGTTGAGGTGAGTCCGATTGCCGTGCGAGATTTTTTTGCTGAGAACCAATTGCAGCCAACGGTCAGTTCACAGGGATCTTTTGAACGTTGGGAAGCAGATGGAACTGCTATTCTGCTCGGAGATTATTTTTCCTTAACGGCCGAAGATGTAGAACAATGCGAGACGATCTTTGACCGAGCTGCCTTGATTGCGCTGCCTCTAGAAATGCGTGTCGACTACGTGGAACACTCTCGTCGCTTATTCCGCGGCGGGCGCAACACTCTACTGTCTACCCTCGAATATGATCAGTCGACTGCAGACGGTCCGCCCTTTTGCGTGATGGAATCAGAGGTGCATCGCCACTTCGGCAACGACTACGCCATTTCGCTCTTACGTACGACCAATGTCTTGGATGAATTGGGCGGACTGAGAAAACGTGGCGTTTCCACGGTGGATGAAAAAGTCTTTCAGTTAATCACCAACCGAGACTGA